In one Shewanella loihica PV-4 genomic region, the following are encoded:
- the torT gene encoding TMAO reductase system periplasmic protein TorT, with product MVKHNKSPFFRAFSLCACLHGLAIAAGFSISVTANAVETWSLEQRTPYNAKLQQVKTLSYRPLSTAKRPWRLCALVPHLKDAYWIGIDYGLVTRAQTLGVALELFEAGSYYGKAKQLEQLEHCMKSDFDAILLGTVDPELLKQYQGQISKPMLALVNRLDSPLVSTRIGVNWYQMGWHAGDFIHRTTAKQPGKANTEQANTDQTNTGQAVQLALLLGPEKLGGSTWVEQGIMEALEGSNVSISSNRHADNNRDLYRDQLHHLLKDHRPDYILGSAVAIEAAIGALAQKDTAQDIALVSSYLSPATLRGLYRHRVAFSSDDQVVLQGKLAIDVVVRELEGAAPFGDIGPRIKGLTPDNIQMKQLTDSLAPADFYPIYRVEAPKATPQP from the coding sequence GTGGTGAAGCATAATAAATCTCCCTTTTTCCGCGCCTTTTCCCTCTGTGCTTGCCTCCATGGGCTGGCAATCGCCGCCGGTTTTTCCATATCGGTGACGGCCAATGCTGTTGAGACCTGGTCACTGGAGCAGCGCACTCCCTATAACGCCAAGCTCCAGCAGGTGAAGACGCTCAGCTATCGCCCCCTGAGTACGGCGAAACGGCCCTGGCGACTCTGCGCCCTGGTGCCCCACCTCAAAGATGCCTACTGGATTGGTATAGACTATGGCCTGGTGACCCGGGCACAAACTTTGGGGGTCGCCCTGGAGCTGTTTGAGGCCGGTAGTTACTATGGCAAGGCGAAGCAGCTAGAGCAGCTGGAACACTGCATGAAATCCGATTTCGACGCCATCTTGCTGGGCACTGTGGACCCTGAGCTACTGAAACAGTATCAGGGGCAGATAAGCAAACCTATGCTGGCCCTGGTCAACCGCCTCGACAGCCCTCTGGTCAGCACCCGCATAGGCGTCAACTGGTATCAGATGGGCTGGCATGCCGGCGATTTTATTCATCGCACCACAGCAAAACAGCCTGGCAAGGCTAACACCGAGCAAGCTAACACCGACCAGACTAACACCGGCCAGGCTGTGCAACTGGCACTACTGCTCGGCCCCGAGAAACTCGGCGGCAGCACCTGGGTCGAGCAAGGGATCATGGAGGCGCTTGAGGGCAGCAATGTGAGCATCTCTTCCAACCGCCACGCCGATAACAATCGCGATCTCTATCGGGATCAGCTACATCATCTGCTCAAGGATCACAGGCCAGACTATATACTGGGCAGCGCCGTGGCCATCGAGGCCGCCATAGGCGCCCTGGCGCAGAAGGACACGGCACAAGACATAGCTTTGGTGAGCAGCTATCTGTCGCCCGCCACCCTGCGTGGGCTTTACCGCCATAGGGTCGCCTTTAGTAGCGACGATCAGGTGGTGCTGCAGGGGAAATTAGCGATAGACGTGGTGGTGCGGGAACTCGAGGGCGCAGCCCCCTTTGGCGATATCGGCCCCAGGATAAAGGGGCTCACTCCAGATAATATTCAGATGAAGCAGCTGACCGACAGCCTGGCGCCGGCGGACTTTTACCCCATCTACCGGGTCGAGGCGCCTAAGGCGACTCCTCAACCCTAG
- the torR gene encoding two-component system response regulator TorR has translation MALTSLQPCVLVVDDEAVIRARLKGYFEKEGYRVLEAADGEEMWQQFSQQHIDLVMLDINLPGVDGLSLTRELRSRSEVGIILVTGRDEAIDKIIGLEMGADDYVTKPFELRELLVRVKNLLWRISLVKKAQQQAIAELERCDDLIEFEDYSLALNSRRLSQGEAVIKLTKAEFELLSAFVLHPQQVLSRERLMQLTSHRNQDVNDRTIDVIIRRLRNKLHAELFVTVHGEGYLFSAKVED, from the coding sequence ATGGCCCTAACTTCATTACAACCTTGTGTGCTTGTGGTCGATGATGAGGCGGTGATCCGTGCTCGCCTGAAGGGCTATTTCGAGAAAGAGGGTTATCGGGTGCTCGAAGCCGCCGACGGTGAAGAGATGTGGCAGCAGTTCAGTCAGCAGCATATCGATCTGGTGATGTTGGACATCAACCTGCCCGGCGTCGATGGCCTCAGCCTGACCCGCGAACTGCGCAGCCGATCCGAGGTAGGCATCATACTCGTGACCGGGCGCGACGAGGCGATCGATAAGATCATCGGCCTGGAGATGGGCGCCGACGACTATGTGACTAAGCCCTTCGAGCTGCGTGAACTCTTGGTGCGGGTGAAGAATTTGCTCTGGCGCATCTCACTGGTGAAGAAGGCGCAGCAGCAGGCGATTGCCGAGCTGGAGCGGTGTGACGATCTTATCGAGTTTGAAGATTACAGCCTGGCCCTCAACAGCCGCAGGCTCTCCCAAGGCGAGGCGGTGATTAAGCTGACTAAGGCGGAGTTTGAGCTGCTTAGCGCCTTCGTGCTGCACCCACAGCAGGTGCTGAGCCGTGAACGCCTGATGCAGCTGACCAGCCATCGCAATCAAGATGTCAACGACAGAACCATAGATGTGATCATCCGCCGCCTGCGTAACAAGCTACATGCGGAGCTCTTCGTTACCGTCCACGGCGAGGGCTATCTGTTCTCGGCAAAAGTAGAAGATTAG
- a CDS encoding PilZ domain-containing protein, whose protein sequence is MNERRQFSRIFFDVDAALTQEDKVWSTKLHDLSLNGALVEQPQEFAPNPAPILLSFTLEGSDVEVTMETQVIHRQDGQLGLECLHIDIDSISHLRRMLELNTGDASLLDRELKMFIEVHDQG, encoded by the coding sequence ATGAATGAACGGCGGCAATTTTCGCGCATCTTCTTCGATGTCGATGCGGCGCTCACCCAAGAAGATAAGGTGTGGTCAACCAAGCTGCACGATCTTAGCCTGAATGGTGCCCTGGTCGAGCAGCCCCAAGAGTTCGCGCCAAATCCGGCGCCAATACTCCTGAGTTTCACCCTAGAAGGCTCGGATGTCGAGGTCACCATGGAGACCCAGGTGATCCACCGTCAAGATGGCCAACTCGGCCTCGAATGCCTGCATATCGATATCGACAGCATCAGCCACTTAAGGCGTATGCTCGAGCTCAACACAGGCGATGCCTCCCTACTCGACCGTGAACTCAAGATGTTTATCGAGGTACATGATCAGGGCTGA
- a CDS encoding linear amide C-N hydrolase, producing MKKSIVAASIVALMTIGAVQTASACSSVSATTDYGTLVARSLDWDVHVEARAKIIPAGIEISSKAPSYKTQATWTTKYKSMSLSDNPIFHGTAYDAINDQGLSVHGQYQEASKPFLTMHKDNDNGAPAVNNGLLATYITSNYKTVAEAIDGLEKGEWQPAFSDPMMDMEHLVPGHFNLRDNEGNVALIQLNAGGKLKVWRGSTNDELRFVTNEPLFQDHLEFSKTIDRSALGTKLPADYSPLSRYVRGLHHAESQDFKNMTYQQTMAAQLLAFHSAVAIPQSVQAPFVDGPKIAEEGGVFPTFFTVQYNLKNGDTVYSDLYEGHQIKFNFAEVSVGKEPVCANLSVDAHEGRAAPTFGKCS from the coding sequence ATGAAAAAATCAATCGTCGCAGCCAGCATCGTCGCGCTTATGACTATCGGTGCAGTACAAACCGCTTCAGCTTGCTCTAGCGTTTCGGCCACCACAGACTATGGCACGCTAGTCGCCCGCTCACTAGACTGGGATGTTCACGTAGAAGCTCGCGCCAAGATCATTCCAGCTGGCATAGAAATCAGCTCCAAGGCGCCTAGCTACAAGACTCAGGCCACTTGGACCACCAAGTACAAGTCAATGTCACTGTCTGACAACCCTATCTTCCATGGCACTGCCTACGATGCCATCAACGATCAAGGCCTGTCGGTACATGGTCAGTATCAGGAAGCCAGCAAGCCGTTCCTGACGATGCACAAAGACAATGATAATGGTGCCCCAGCGGTCAACAACGGCCTGCTCGCCACCTACATCACCTCAAACTACAAAACCGTTGCCGAAGCTATCGACGGTCTCGAAAAAGGCGAATGGCAGCCAGCCTTCTCGGATCCTATGATGGACATGGAACATCTGGTACCCGGTCACTTCAACCTGCGCGATAACGAAGGCAACGTGGCCCTCATCCAGCTCAACGCAGGTGGTAAGCTGAAGGTATGGCGTGGCAGCACCAACGATGAACTGCGCTTCGTCACCAACGAGCCCCTGTTCCAGGATCACCTGGAGTTCTCTAAGACGATCGACCGCAGTGCGCTGGGCACCAAACTCCCTGCAGATTACTCGCCACTGTCACGTTATGTGCGCGGCCTGCACCATGCAGAGAGCCAGGACTTCAAGAACATGACCTATCAGCAGACTATGGCGGCGCAGCTACTGGCCTTCCACAGCGCGGTAGCCATCCCACAATCAGTCCAGGCACCTTTCGTCGATGGTCCTAAGATTGCGGAAGAAGGCGGCGTGTTCCCAACCTTCTTCACCGTACAGTACAACCTGAAGAACGGCGACACCGTCTACTCAGACCTGTATGAAGGCCATCAGATCAAGTTCAACTTCGCAGAGGTTAGCGTTGGCAAAGAGCCGGTCTGTGCAAACCTCTCAGTCGATGCTCACGAAGGTCGCGCCGCACCAACCTTTGGCAAGTGTAGCTAA
- a CDS encoding GNAT family N-acetyltransferase has product MHIRSEAPGDIAAIEEITKAAFLEAPHTDHTEHLIVNALRDAGALAISLVAEVQGKIVGHVALSRVTISDGSQDWYGLGPISVVPERQGEGIGSALMGAALEALDNASAHGCVLLGEPEFYQRFGFAPKAGLILPGVPEAYFLACKLGGEWPQGEVSYHDAFQVRN; this is encoded by the coding sequence ATGCATATACGTAGCGAAGCCCCCGGCGATATCGCCGCTATAGAAGAGATCACCAAGGCCGCCTTTCTCGAGGCGCCCCACACAGACCATACCGAGCATCTTATCGTTAACGCCCTGAGAGATGCAGGCGCGCTGGCGATATCGTTAGTGGCCGAGGTGCAGGGAAAGATAGTGGGGCATGTCGCCCTGTCCAGGGTGACCATCTCCGATGGGAGCCAAGACTGGTATGGACTCGGCCCTATCTCGGTAGTGCCCGAGCGTCAGGGAGAGGGGATCGGCAGCGCCTTGATGGGCGCCGCGCTGGAGGCGCTCGATAACGCAAGTGCCCATGGCTGCGTGTTGCTGGGAGAGCCTGAGTTTTATCAGCGTTTTGGCTTTGCCCCCAAGGCAGGACTTATTCTACCCGGCGTGCCCGAGGCTTATTTTCTCGCGTGTAAACTGGGCGGCGAATGGCCTCAGGGCGAGGTGAGTTACCATGATGCCTTTCAGGTAAGGAATTAA